The genomic segment GCCGAATCGTTTTTGGGGTTTACAGAGTCCGCTGATTGGAGGGGCGATCAAGCTGGAAAGCATCGCAGACTGCAATCAGGGCCTTATCGCCGTCGGCCAAGTTGACCAGACAGCTGATTCGGATTTCGCTGGTTGTGATGGAATCAATGTTGATTTTTGCATCGGCCAGGGCCTGGAACATTCGATCGGCTACGCCGTAATGAGACCGCATCCCAACTCCGACAATCGAAACTTCCGCCACGTCCTCCCGAACAAATACGTTCTGGCAATGGACAGATTCGCGGATTTCCTCGATGGCCTGCCGAGCGGCATCCAGGTCGGACTTGTTGACCGTAAAGAGGATGTTGGCTTTTTCCGGGCTGACTTCGGTCTGAATGATGTCATTGACGCTGACGCGTGCCTTGGCCAGATGGGAGAAGATTTTTGCGGCGTTGCCGGGTTTGTTGTCCACTCCGATCAGGCTGATTTTGGCCAAATCTTTCTGAATGGTTGCACCAGAAACCAATATACCTTCCATTTTCGGGACCTCATGAGTGATTAGTGTTCCGGGATTGTTGTTCAGGCTGCTTCGGACATGAATGGTGACATTGTATTTTTTGCCGAATTCGATGGACCGGCTGTGCATGACGCCGGCGCCCAAACTGGCCAGTTCGAGCATTTCATCGTAGCTGATTTGTTCCATCTTGACGGCTTTGGGATAGATTCGGGGGTCGGTGGTGTAAATTCCATCGACGTCGGTATAAATTTCGCAAAAACTGGCACCGAGGGCGGCGGCCAGGGCGACGGCACTGGTATCGGAGCCGCCGCGTCCGAGGGTGGTGATATTGCCTTCCGCATCGACACCCTGGAAGCCCGCAACGACCACGATATACCCTTCATCCAGTTTTTTGCGGATTTTTTCCGTCCCGATGCTTTGGATGCGAGCCTTTGTGTGGGTGTCATCGGTGAGCATGCTGATTTGCGAACCGGTGAAACTGATGGCTTTTTGCCCCATTGCATAGCAGGCCATAGCAAAAAGTGAAACCGTCTGCTGTTCGCCGGTGCTCAGCAGCATGTCCATCTCCCGCTTAGGCGGATTGGGGTTGATTTCCATCGCATCGGCAATCAGCTCATCGGTCTGCTTTCCGCGGGCGGAGGCCACGACAACAACCTGATAGCCTTTTTGATGTGCTTCGATGGCTCGTTTCGCGGCTCGGCGGATTTTCTCGGCATTCGCAACAGAGGTTCCGCCGAATTTCTGAACCAGAATGGACATACAGGTTTTCCTTAAAACATTTCCTCTAAATGTCTCGAACAATTGGGGGATTACTATAGGCATCTGTGGGACAAAAGTCAATACTTTTCGGTTTGCTTTTGCCGCCGAGAAAAATTAAGATTTTGCTTCCGTTGCCGGGGACCTTGTATCGAAAAGACCGATGGAAACAGAGCTTATCAAATTGGGAAAACCGCTGAATAAGGAAGCGGTTCGAAAAGTGGTTCGTGCCCTTGAGCAGGGGGCCATTGCGGCGCTTCCGACCGAAACGGGGTACGGCTTAGCGGCGCGGGCCCTGCCGGACACGTTGGCCGGATTGGATGACCTGAAAGAAGGTGCGCCGGCACCGCATACGGTGCTTCTGGGAAAAAAGGAGGACATTTCCAAATATGTTCCCAAGGTTCTGCGGCCGGTGATGAAGCTTATCCGAAACTGCTGGCCGGGTCCCCTTCTTTTAGTGTTTGAAATGGACCAGGAAGGTCTTCAAAAAATGAGAAGCGTCTTTCCGG from the Anaerohalosphaeraceae bacterium genome contains:
- a CDS encoding aspartate kinase; translation: MSILVQKFGGTSVANAEKIRRAAKRAIEAHQKGYQVVVVASARGKQTDELIADAMEINPNPPKREMDMLLSTGEQQTVSLFAMACYAMGQKAISFTGSQISMLTDDTHTKARIQSIGTEKIRKKLDEGYIVVVAGFQGVDAEGNITTLGRGGSDTSAVALAAALGASFCEIYTDVDGIYTTDPRIYPKAVKMEQISYDEMLELASLGAGVMHSRSIEFGKKYNVTIHVRSSLNNNPGTLITHEVPKMEGILVSGATIQKDLAKISLIGVDNKPGNAAKIFSHLAKARVSVNDIIQTEVSPEKANILFTVNKSDLDAARQAIEEIRESVHCQNVFVREDVAEVSIVGVGMRSHYGVADRMFQALADAKINIDSITTSEIRISCLVNLADGDKALIAVCDAFQLDRPSNQRTL